A single region of the Garra rufa chromosome 20, GarRuf1.0, whole genome shotgun sequence genome encodes:
- the pgap4 gene encoding post-GPI attachment to proteins factor 4, protein MPRWRTCTSKQFRWTSPIAQGLLLCILTFGVILPICCHRLLYSYYFLKTVYLDSLSDAALQESYERGQEALRFWEAAASTKSLKDPLETIAKRPDLLVTIVTTRRGEGRDYHYLLQVAQQLKSLLKACGDKPCAEVMLCDVESGHALNEDALLLEKQFLVVRRSPDERWQIRDVSNIFEKEKRDYVFCLRKGWDMMRPKNVVVLEDDALPLTGFFPTVQDLLSRRFALDTLYIKLYHPERLQRYWNPEPYRILEWLGLGLFGATILLLFLSYYTPLSFTFSPSHFLFLALYVMAVVELAGRHYLLEIRRVSPQLYAVCPATECCTPAMLYPGNASIRVAEYLDQAVCAQGNAKDMVLYKIARSRPGEKAHSVEPNLIKHIGAYSSVRTNPVQPRLI, encoded by the coding sequence ATGCCTCGATGGAGGACTTGTACCAGCAAGCAGTTTCGTTGGACAAGCCCAATAGCCCAAGGGCTGCTTTTGTGCATTTTAACCTTTGGAGTGATACTGCCAATATGTTGTCATCGTCTACTTTActcttattattttttaaagaccGTTTATCTTGATTCACTAAGTGATGCAGCGCTACAAGAAAGCTACGAAAGAGGCCAGGAGGCCCTGCGGTTCTGGGAAGCAGCAGCTTCCACGAAAAGCCTGAAGGACCCGCTGGAAACGATTGCCAAGAGACCAGATCTCCTGGTCACCATTGTGACAACCAGAAGAGGAGAAGGGAGAGACTATCACTACTTGTTACAAGTGGCACAACAGCTCAAATCGCTCCTCAAAGCATGTGGAGATAAACCATGTGCTGAGGTAATGCTTTGTGATGTCGAAAGCGGTCACGCTTTAAATGAGGATGCTTTGCTTCTAGAAAAGCAGTTTTTGGTTGTCAGACGTTCTCCAGATGAAAGATGGCAGATCAGAGATGTGTCCAACATCTTCGAAAAGGAGAAAAGAGATTATGTTTTCTGCCTGCGCAAAGGATGGGACATGATGAGGCCGAAAAACGTTGTTGTGCTTGAGGATGATGCACTTCCGTTAACAGGTTTCTTTCCAACAGTTCAAGACTTACTGTCAAGGAGATTTGCGCTTGATACTTTATACATAAAGCTCTACCATCCAGAACGTCTGCAGAGATACTGGAATCCAGAGCCTTATCGCATTCTAGAATGGCTTGGTCTTGGCCTGTTTGGTGCTACAATCCTCCTCCTGTTTTTATCCTATTATACACCTCTTTCGTTTACCTTCTCACcttctcattttctctttctggcTCTTTACGTAATGGCCGTGGTTGAGCTGGCAGGGAGGCACTATCTCCTAGAAATCAGACGGGTTTCACCTCAGCTTTACGCTGTGTGTCCTGCCACCGAATGCTGTACCCCTGCTATGCTCTATCCAGGTAACGCCTCCATTCGAGTTGCCGAATACCTGGACCAGGCTGTCTGCGCTCAGGGAAATGCAAAAGACATGGTGCTGTACAAGATAGCCAGATCGAGGCCAGGTGAGAAGGCACACAGCGTTGAACCCAATCTCATCAAGCATATCGGAGCCTACTCCTCTGTTAGGACAAACCCTGTGCAACCGAGGTTAATCTGA